A stretch of Cupriavidus necator DNA encodes these proteins:
- a CDS encoding protein-L-isoaspartate(D-aspartate) O-methyltransferase → MTVGSLPAPLVKPSAPRPLLPILVAAIALALPCSITAADDALAPQRADMVREIAAVAAAAAAQSGRHAIDPRVMAVMGQVPRHEFVPDAQKPHAYENRPLPIGHGQTISQPYIVALMTDLMMVKPGDTVLEIGTGSGYQAAVLTGLARAVYTIEIIEPLGRHACDRLKRLAYRQVACKVGDGYYGWDEHAPYDAIVVTAAASHVPPPLIRQLKPGGRMVIPVGAQFLTQYLLLVEKSEDGTVSTRQILPVRFVPLVGKH, encoded by the coding sequence ATGACGGTAGGCTCCTTGCCTGCCCCACTCGTGAAGCCATCAGCGCCCCGCCCACTCCTCCCAATCCTGGTCGCCGCCATCGCGCTGGCCTTGCCCTGCTCGATCACCGCCGCCGACGACGCCCTTGCCCCGCAGCGCGCCGACATGGTCAGGGAGATCGCCGCGGTCGCGGCAGCGGCCGCCGCCCAGAGCGGCAGGCATGCCATCGACCCGCGCGTCATGGCCGTGATGGGGCAAGTGCCTCGCCACGAGTTTGTGCCGGACGCGCAGAAGCCGCACGCCTATGAGAACCGGCCGCTGCCGATAGGCCATGGCCAGACCATTTCGCAGCCGTATATCGTCGCCCTGATGACCGACCTGATGATGGTCAAGCCTGGCGACACCGTGTTGGAAATCGGCACCGGATCCGGCTACCAGGCCGCGGTGCTGACCGGGCTGGCGCGCGCGGTCTATACCATCGAGATCATCGAGCCGCTGGGACGGCACGCCTGCGACCGCCTGAAGCGGCTGGCCTACCGGCAGGTGGCGTGCAAGGTGGGCGACGGCTACTACGGCTGGGACGAACACGCGCCCTATGACGCCATTGTCGTCACCGCGGCGGCCAGCCACGTGCCGCCGCCGCTGATCCGGCAACTGAAGCCAGGCGGGCGCATGGTGATCCCGGTGGGCGCCCAGTTCCTGACGCAGTACCTGCTGCTGGTCGAAAAGTCCGAGGACGGCACCGTTTCCACCAGGCAGATCCTGCCGGTCAGGTTCGTGCCGCTGGTTGGCAAGCACTGA
- a CDS encoding J domain-containing protein has translation MTTLYTTLGVAPDATLDEIKRAYRRAAMKWHPDRNLGRETEAHAAFQEIRDAYTILSDAGQRQIYDEVFEREMRRWQAEREAQEEQEREAQRESQRIAQEHYEKMLGIAMRFADDGHNRDVIFGVLLGRDCEAELASRIADSIWALQESRRASARDAHAPDTEAAQAPDGAAASNPDEETRPRRHAGAFDSFWHGLFGIRS, from the coding sequence ATGACCACCCTCTACACAACCCTCGGCGTGGCACCGGACGCCACCCTGGACGAGATCAAGCGCGCCTACCGCCGCGCCGCGATGAAGTGGCACCCCGACCGCAACCTTGGCCGCGAGACTGAGGCGCATGCGGCATTCCAGGAAATCCGCGACGCCTACACCATTCTCTCCGATGCCGGGCAGCGCCAGATCTACGACGAGGTATTCGAGCGGGAGATGCGGCGCTGGCAGGCCGAGCGCGAGGCCCAGGAAGAGCAGGAGCGCGAGGCGCAACGCGAGAGCCAGCGCATCGCGCAGGAACACTACGAGAAAATGCTCGGTATCGCGATGCGCTTTGCCGACGACGGCCACAACCGCGACGTCATCTTCGGCGTGCTGCTCGGCCGCGACTGCGAGGCGGAACTGGCGTCACGCATCGCGGACAGCATATGGGCGCTGCAGGAGTCGCGGCGGGCAAGTGCGCGGGACGCGCACGCGCCGGACACCGAGGCCGCCCAGGCGCCCGACGGGGCGGCAGCGTCAAACCCCGACGAGGAAACGCGGCCCAGGCGTCATGCCGGCGCCTTCGATTCGTTCTGGCACGGCTTGTTCGGCATCCGCTCCTAG
- a CDS encoding PA2169 family four-helix-bundle protein, translating into MGNNQQQAVLALNQLIEAGKDSELACMSGASEVRDAALRDILTSTAESYRASVKELQSMVSAMGGAPADRGSMNGMLYRRWMAFRHMLSPNNDDAVLGMCEHEEDAARREYQSVMMKPLPPEASAALQRQYEALTQHHGRIHAMRGMQIH; encoded by the coding sequence ATGGGCAACAACCAGCAACAAGCTGTCTTGGCGCTGAACCAGCTGATCGAGGCTGGCAAGGACAGCGAACTGGCCTGCATGAGCGGAGCCAGCGAAGTGCGCGATGCAGCGCTGCGCGACATTCTGACCAGCACCGCGGAATCGTACCGGGCGTCGGTGAAGGAACTGCAGTCGATGGTCAGCGCCATGGGCGGCGCGCCAGCTGACCGGGGCAGCATGAATGGCATGCTGTACCGCCGCTGGATGGCATTCCGCCACATGCTGTCGCCGAACAACGACGACGCCGTGCTGGGCATGTGCGAGCACGAGGAAGATGCCGCCAGGCGCGAGTATCAGTCCGTCATGATGAAGCCGCTGCCGCCAGAGGCCAGCGCGGCGCTGCAGCGCCAGTATGAGGCGTTGACGCAGCATCATGGCCGGATTCATGCCATGCGCGGGATGCAGATTCACTGA
- a CDS encoding ACT domain-containing protein: MTNDLLVERVDVWAATIPDRPGGLAEVLETLRDAGADLQFAIARRTPEDPGKGVVFVTPLQNDREIRAAAQVGFNVTHSLHSVRIMGGDRPGIVAELTRKLAEGGINLRGFSASVIGIQFVAYVSVDSLDDANKAMAILGKG, encoded by the coding sequence ATGACCAACGATCTTCTCGTGGAACGCGTGGACGTGTGGGCGGCAACCATACCGGACCGTCCCGGCGGCCTCGCCGAGGTACTGGAGACCTTGCGCGATGCCGGTGCGGACCTGCAATTCGCGATTGCGCGCCGCACGCCGGAGGACCCCGGCAAGGGTGTCGTGTTCGTGACACCGCTGCAGAATGACAGGGAAATCCGTGCCGCTGCCCAGGTCGGCTTCAACGTCACGCACAGCCTGCATTCGGTGCGAATCATGGGCGGGGACCGGCCCGGCATCGTGGCGGAACTGACCCGAAAGCTGGCGGAAGGCGGAATCAACCTGCGCGGATTCTCTGCCTCCGTCATCGGGATACAGTTTGTCGCGTACGTGTCGGTGGACTCGCTCGACGATGCGAACAAGGCAATGGCAATCCTGGGCAAGGGCTGA
- the acs gene encoding acetate--CoA ligase — protein MSEGKAPRHAAQQELADVSEAEIAVHWPEEDYVPPAGQFIAQANLTDPHIFERFSLERFPECFKEFADLLDWYKYWETTLDTSNPPFWRWFVGGRINACHNCVDRHLAAYRNKTAIHFVPEPEDEAVHHLTYQELFVRVNELAALLREFCGLKAGDRVTLHMPMVAELPITMLACARIGVIHSQVFSGFSGKACAERIADSESRLLITMDAYHRGGELLDHKEKADIAVAEAASAGQQVEKVLIWQRYPGKYSSAALLVKGRDVILNDVLAGFRGRRVEPEPMPAEAPLFLMYTSGTTGRPKGCQHSTGGYLSYVAWTSKYIQDIHPEDVYWCMADIGWITGHSYIVYGPLALAASSVVYEGVPTWPDAGRPWRIAESLGVNIFHTSPTAIRALRRNGPDEPAKYDCHFKHMTTVGEPIEPEVWKWYHREVGKGEAVIVDTWWQTENGGFLCSTLPGIHPMKPGSTGPGIPGIHPVIFDEEGNEVPAGSGKAGNICIRNPWPGIFQTVWKDPDRYVRQYYARYCKNPDSKDWHDWPYMAGDGAMQAADGYFRILGRIDDVINVSGHRLGTKEIESAALLVPDVAEAAVVPVADEVKGKVPDLYVSLKPGLSPSIKIANKVSAAVVSQIGAIARPHRVVIVPDMPKTRSGKIMRRVLAAISNHQEPGDVSTLANPEVVEKIRELAT, from the coding sequence ATGTCTGAAGGCAAAGCGCCACGCCATGCTGCCCAGCAGGAATTGGCCGATGTGTCCGAGGCCGAAATCGCGGTCCATTGGCCCGAGGAGGACTATGTCCCGCCGGCCGGCCAGTTCATTGCGCAGGCCAATCTGACCGATCCCCATATTTTCGAGCGCTTCTCCCTCGAACGTTTCCCCGAGTGCTTCAAGGAGTTCGCAGACCTGCTGGACTGGTACAAATACTGGGAAACGACCCTGGATACCAGCAACCCGCCTTTCTGGCGCTGGTTCGTCGGCGGCAGGATCAACGCCTGCCACAATTGCGTGGATCGCCACCTCGCTGCATACAGGAACAAGACCGCGATTCATTTCGTGCCCGAGCCGGAGGATGAGGCGGTGCATCACCTCACCTACCAGGAGCTCTTCGTTCGCGTCAATGAGCTGGCCGCCCTGCTGCGCGAGTTCTGCGGCCTGAAGGCCGGCGACCGCGTCACGCTGCATATGCCGATGGTGGCCGAACTGCCCATCACCATGCTCGCCTGCGCCCGCATCGGCGTGATTCATTCGCAGGTATTCAGCGGCTTCAGCGGCAAGGCCTGCGCCGAGCGCATCGCGGACTCCGAGAGCCGGCTGCTGATCACCATGGACGCCTATCACCGCGGCGGTGAATTGCTCGATCACAAGGAAAAGGCCGACATCGCCGTGGCAGAAGCCGCCAGCGCCGGTCAGCAGGTCGAGAAGGTCCTGATCTGGCAGCGCTACCCGGGCAAGTATTCCAGTGCCGCCCTACTGGTGAAGGGCCGCGATGTCATTCTCAATGACGTGCTCGCCGGGTTCCGCGGCAGGCGTGTCGAGCCCGAGCCGATGCCGGCGGAGGCGCCGCTGTTCCTGATGTACACGAGCGGCACCACGGGCCGGCCCAAGGGCTGCCAGCATTCCACTGGCGGCTATCTGTCCTATGTGGCGTGGACCTCTAAGTACATCCAGGATATCCACCCCGAGGACGTCTACTGGTGCATGGCCGATATTGGCTGGATCACCGGGCATTCCTACATCGTCTATGGCCCGCTCGCGCTCGCCGCTTCGTCTGTCGTCTATGAAGGCGTGCCGACCTGGCCCGACGCCGGCCGGCCCTGGCGTATTGCGGAAAGCCTTGGCGTCAATATCTTCCACACCTCGCCCACCGCAATCCGCGCGCTGCGGCGCAACGGGCCCGACGAGCCGGCGAAGTACGACTGCCATTTCAAGCACATGACCACGGTGGGCGAGCCGATCGAGCCCGAAGTCTGGAAGTGGTACCACCGTGAAGTCGGCAAAGGCGAGGCGGTGATCGTGGACACCTGGTGGCAAACCGAGAATGGCGGCTTCCTCTGCAGCACGCTGCCGGGCATCCACCCGATGAAGCCCGGCAGCACTGGCCCGGGAATCCCGGGCATTCATCCGGTGATCTTTGACGAGGAAGGCAATGAGGTCCCGGCCGGCTCGGGCAAGGCGGGCAACATCTGCATCCGCAATCCCTGGCCGGGCATATTCCAGACCGTCTGGAAGGATCCGGACCGCTACGTGCGCCAGTACTATGCGCGCTATTGCAAGAATCCCGACAGCAAGGACTGGCACGACTGGCCGTATATGGCGGGCGATGGCGCAATGCAGGCGGCGGACGGCTACTTTCGCATCCTTGGCCGCATCGACGACGTGATCAATGTTTCCGGCCATCGCCTCGGCACCAAGGAGATCGAATCCGCAGCACTGCTGGTGCCGGACGTCGCCGAGGCGGCGGTGGTGCCGGTGGCCGACGAGGTCAAGGGCAAGGTGCCTGATCTCTATGTATCGCTCAAGCCGGGACTGTCGCCCTCCATCAAGATCGCGAACAAGGTCTCGGCCGCGGTGGTATCCCAGATTGGCGCGATTGCGCGTCCGCATCGGGTCGTGATCGTCCCCGACATGCCCAAGACACGCTCGGGCAAGATCATGCGCCGCGTGCTGGCGGCGATCTCCAACCACCAGGAGCCTGGCGACGTATCCACGCTTGCCAATCCGGAGGTCGTCGAGAAGATCAGGGAGCTGGCGACATAG
- a CDS encoding UPF0182 family protein, translating into MRSPARDATRLGRLATWVVAVIVALIAVSRVTGLVVDWMWFASVGYAGVFRTIFLTQALLFLAVFAVSAGALWLSGWLAHRSASQAQAWRPEVLGQPVGEIAARVPWRAAIAGVAVLVGLLMAVGELSSWAIALRYFHQVPFGKTDPIFAKDIGFYFFTLPAYLALRNWLLLLLGCSAVLAGVVYGLRGDIALVRSPRGLSPAAATHGSALLGLFFALQAWSYWLDRFMLLYGDNGVVVGASYTDVHVGLPVLWLQVGLAAAAAAASWANMRWRDYRVPAAAALLVVGSAIVLGTIWPALFQRFYVKPNELQLETPYLQHNIALTREAYGLTQIEVKPFPVEQNLNLAALQANRPTIDNIRLWDLQPLRDTYAQLQEIRTYYKFLATDIDRYQLGAGYQQVMLSARELEPALIPANAQTWVNLHLLFTHGNGVVMSPVTEKSAEGLPSLYLHDIPPLSDGGPVIQEPRLYFGEGGKGYVIVKGSVPEFDYPKGKDNVYTAYRGRDGIGIGGIARRTLFAWHLGDPNILLSGYITQESRILLHRNIRNRVRTIAPFLSLDHDPYVVVSDGRLYWIQDAYTTSRWFPYSQPGTGGGANYIRNAVKVVIDAYNGTVDFYTSDPADPIVQVYQRIFPGMFRPLGAMSQDLQRHIRYPEDLFLIQARIYRAYHMEAAEVFYNREDLWEFPRQLTGMSTGNTPAARMMPYYMILRLPDEPRAEFVLMLPMVPSQRENMIAWLAARSDPPNYGKLVAYTFPKEKLVYGPFQIEARIQQNTEISQQISLWNQMGSRVIRGHLQVVPIENSILYVSPLYLRAESGQLPELKRVIAAYGDRVVMEDTLGAALAALFKESAPAAIPAQGAANARAREALAHYDRAVERLKAGDWSGFGAELDALRPLLEALGAGAADERK; encoded by the coding sequence ATGCGCTCGCCAGCGAGGGACGCCACGCGCCTGGGACGCCTTGCGACCTGGGTTGTTGCCGTCATCGTCGCGCTGATCGCCGTCAGTCGCGTCACCGGCCTCGTTGTTGACTGGATGTGGTTTGCCTCGGTTGGCTACGCCGGGGTTTTCCGCACGATCTTCCTCACCCAGGCGCTGCTGTTCCTTGCCGTATTCGCCGTTTCGGCAGGCGCGCTCTGGCTATCGGGCTGGCTGGCGCACCGCAGCGCGAGCCAGGCGCAGGCCTGGAGGCCGGAGGTCCTGGGCCAGCCGGTTGGCGAGATTGCGGCGCGCGTCCCCTGGCGCGCCGCCATTGCCGGCGTCGCCGTCCTGGTGGGGCTGCTCATGGCCGTCGGTGAACTGTCGAGCTGGGCCATTGCGCTGCGCTATTTTCATCAGGTGCCTTTCGGCAAGACCGATCCGATCTTCGCCAAGGACATCGGTTTCTACTTCTTCACGCTGCCGGCGTATCTTGCACTGAGGAACTGGCTGCTTCTGCTGCTGGGCTGCAGCGCAGTGCTTGCCGGCGTGGTCTATGGCTTGCGCGGCGACATCGCGCTGGTCCGGTCGCCGCGCGGGCTTTCGCCGGCGGCCGCTACCCATGGATCGGCATTGCTCGGCTTGTTCTTCGCGCTGCAGGCGTGGTCCTACTGGCTCGACCGCTTCATGCTGCTCTACGGCGACAACGGCGTCGTGGTCGGCGCGAGCTATACCGATGTCCATGTCGGGCTGCCGGTCCTGTGGCTGCAAGTCGGCCTGGCTGCCGCGGCTGCCGCCGCTTCGTGGGCCAATATGCGCTGGCGGGACTACCGGGTGCCTGCGGCCGCGGCGCTGCTGGTGGTCGGTAGCGCAATCGTGCTCGGCACGATCTGGCCGGCACTGTTCCAGCGTTTCTATGTCAAGCCGAACGAGCTGCAACTCGAGACACCGTATCTCCAACACAATATTGCGCTGACGCGCGAGGCCTATGGCTTGACGCAGATCGAGGTAAAGCCGTTTCCGGTCGAACAGAACCTGAATCTCGCCGCGCTCCAGGCCAATCGGCCGACCATCGACAACATCCGCCTGTGGGACCTGCAGCCGCTGCGCGATACCTATGCGCAGCTGCAGGAGATCAGGACCTATTACAAGTTCCTCGCGACGGACATCGACCGCTACCAGCTCGGCGCTGGCTACCAGCAGGTCATGCTGTCGGCGCGGGAGCTTGAGCCGGCACTGATTCCGGCCAATGCCCAGACCTGGGTGAACCTGCATCTGTTGTTCACCCATGGCAATGGCGTGGTGATGTCGCCGGTCACCGAGAAATCCGCCGAAGGCCTGCCCTCGCTCTATCTGCATGACATTCCCCCGCTCTCCGACGGCGGCCCGGTCATCCAGGAGCCGCGCCTCTATTTCGGTGAAGGCGGCAAAGGCTATGTCATCGTCAAAGGCAGCGTGCCCGAGTTCGACTACCCCAAGGGCAAGGACAACGTCTATACGGCCTATCGCGGGCGCGACGGCATCGGAATCGGCGGCATTGCGCGCCGGACCCTGTTCGCCTGGCATCTCGGCGATCCCAATATCCTGCTGAGCGGCTACATCACGCAGGAAAGCCGCATCCTGCTCCATCGCAATATCCGGAACCGCGTGCGCACGATTGCGCCGTTCCTCAGCCTCGACCATGACCCCTATGTGGTCGTGAGCGATGGTCGCCTCTACTGGATCCAGGACGCCTACACTACCAGCCGCTGGTTCCCTTATTCGCAGCCCGGCACCGGTGGCGGCGCCAACTACATCCGCAACGCCGTCAAGGTCGTGATCGATGCGTACAACGGCACGGTCGACTTCTACACCAGCGACCCGGCCGATCCGATCGTGCAGGTGTACCAGCGCATCTTCCCGGGCATGTTCAGGCCGCTGGGCGCCATGTCGCAGGACCTGCAGCGGCATATCCGCTACCCTGAGGACCTGTTCCTGATCCAGGCGCGGATCTACCGCGCCTACCACATGGAAGCGGCAGAAGTCTTCTATAACCGCGAGGATCTGTGGGAGTTTCCTCGCCAGCTGACCGGCATGAGCACAGGGAACACGCCCGCCGCGCGGATGATGCCCTACTACATGATCCTGCGGCTGCCGGACGAACCGCGCGCCGAGTTCGTCCTGATGCTGCCGATGGTGCCGAGCCAGCGCGAGAACATGATCGCCTGGCTGGCTGCGCGCTCCGATCCCCCCAACTACGGCAAGCTCGTCGCCTACACCTTCCCCAAGGAAAAGCTGGTCTACGGGCCGTTCCAGATCGAGGCGCGCATCCAGCAGAATACCGAGATCTCGCAGCAGATTTCGCTGTGGAACCAGATGGGCTCGCGCGTCATCCGCGGCCATCTGCAGGTCGTGCCGATCGAGAACTCCATCCTCTATGTCTCGCCGCTCTACCTGCGTGCGGAGTCCGGCCAGTTGCCCGAACTCAAGCGGGTGATCGCCGCCTATGGCGATCGCGTGGTCATGGAGGACACCCTGGGCGCAGCGCTTGCGGCCCTGTTCAAGGAATCCGCGCCGGCGGCGATTCCGGCGCAGGGCGCAGCGAACGCCCGCGCGCGCGAAGCACTCGCGCACTATGACCGCGCCGTCGAGCGTTTGAAGGCGGGGGACTGGAGCGGCTTTGGCGCGGAGCTCGATGCCTTGCGGCCGCTGCTCGAGGCGCTCGGGGCAGGGGCTGCCGATGAGCGGAAGTGA
- a CDS encoding cysteine dioxygenase family protein, whose product MPTGSPLTAAPPATLPHLPPPAAPLDQLALNLEATFAHSARMVAGHIATHLPDTDTLLATLPPGALLGKPDSYARHLVHADPLERFSAMVLVWRPGQASPVHGHRTWCAYRVLRGTLSEQHYRWDPASRQARHANTVARTAGDTFSVPAGLQHIHALGNASDEIAVSLHLYGVHRDHIATGVNLLVPTADA is encoded by the coding sequence ATGCCGACCGGATCTCCCCTGACTGCCGCCCCTCCGGCAACTCTCCCGCATCTGCCCCCGCCAGCCGCGCCGCTCGACCAGCTGGCGCTCAACCTCGAGGCCACCTTCGCCCACAGCGCGCGCATGGTGGCCGGCCACATCGCCACGCACCTGCCGGACACCGACACGCTGCTTGCAACACTGCCGCCAGGCGCCCTGCTCGGCAAGCCGGATTCCTATGCCCGCCACCTGGTCCATGCCGACCCGCTGGAGCGCTTCTCGGCGATGGTGCTGGTCTGGCGCCCGGGCCAGGCCAGCCCCGTGCACGGCCATCGCACCTGGTGTGCCTACCGCGTGCTGCGCGGCACGCTAAGCGAGCAGCACTACCGGTGGGATCCCGCCAGCCGGCAGGCGCGCCATGCCAACACCGTCGCGCGCACGGCCGGCGATACCTTCAGCGTGCCGGCCGGGCTGCAGCATATCCATGCGCTGGGCAATGCCAGCGACGAGATCGCCGTGTCCCTGCACCTCTATGGCGTGCACCGCGACCACATTGCCACCGGCGTGAACCTGCTGGTGCCGACCGCCGACGCCTAG
- a CDS encoding Lrp/AsnC family transcriptional regulator — protein MDRYDKQILAILQEDATVPVAEIGERVGLTSTPCWRRIQRLEDAGLIRKRVALLDADKLNAGVTVFVSVRTSQHNVKWLAQFHGLVASIPEVTEFYRMAGDTDYLLRVVVPDIAAYDRVYKKLIQGAELADVSSSFAMEQIKYTTALPLDYA, from the coding sequence ATGGACCGCTACGACAAACAGATTCTCGCCATCCTGCAGGAAGACGCCACCGTGCCGGTGGCAGAGATCGGCGAACGCGTCGGCCTGACCTCGACGCCATGCTGGCGCCGGATCCAGCGGCTGGAAGACGCCGGCCTGATCCGCAAACGCGTGGCACTGCTCGACGCCGACAAGCTCAATGCCGGGGTCACGGTCTTTGTCTCGGTCCGCACCAGCCAGCACAACGTGAAATGGCTGGCGCAGTTCCACGGGCTGGTGGCATCGATCCCGGAAGTGACCGAGTTCTACCGCATGGCCGGCGATACGGACTACCTGCTGCGCGTGGTGGTGCCGGATATTGCCGCCTACGACCGCGTCTACAAGAAGCTGATCCAGGGCGCCGAGCTGGCCGACGTCAGTTCCAGCTTTGCGATGGAGCAGATCAAGTACACCACGGCGCTGCCGCTCGATTATGCGTAG
- a CDS encoding PAAR domain-containing protein: MDVDGQPAALHGDRTRCGATLIGGGSANVA; the protein is encoded by the coding sequence ATGGATGTCGATGGGCAACCCGCAGCACTGCATGGGGACCGCACCCGGTGCGGTGCCACGCTAATCGGCGGTGGCAGCGCGAACGTGGCTTAG
- a CDS encoding DUF6708 domain-containing protein, with the protein MPWSNEEFFCVGVSKMGGLSRSYEMYDIRHYKLDADGNVVRAFVLGQQMFMLEQAQQQWEYYRRYMQDGPANLPEPKFFWAPREGFWEGFKICRGDLRSAGDLIFLPMILLDATFRWLTLVTCSDPVWPPEIEAACRPTPNDPYARPHADEFIGVPNGPDARPGIEDGNHHV; encoded by the coding sequence GTGCCATGGAGCAACGAAGAGTTCTTCTGCGTGGGCGTCAGCAAGATGGGTGGCTTGTCGCGTAGCTATGAGATGTATGACATACGCCATTACAAGTTGGACGCGGACGGTAATGTGGTTCGTGCCTTCGTTCTCGGGCAGCAGATGTTCATGCTGGAACAGGCCCAGCAGCAGTGGGAATACTACCGACGTTATATGCAAGACGGTCCCGCCAACCTGCCTGAACCGAAGTTTTTTTGGGCTCCACGAGAGGGCTTTTGGGAGGGCTTCAAGATCTGCAGGGGCGACCTCAGGTCTGCTGGTGATCTGATCTTCCTGCCGATGATCTTGCTGGATGCGACATTCCGATGGCTCACGCTGGTAACTTGCAGCGATCCCGTGTGGCCTCCCGAGATTGAGGCGGCGTGCAGGCCCACACCCAACGACCCTTATGCGCGTCCCCATGCCGACGAGTTCATCGGTGTGCCGAACGGCCCGGATGCCAGGCCTGGCATTGAAGACGGCAACCACCATGTCTAA
- the aspT gene encoding aspartate-alanine antiporter: MKCSVDLFAGNPLMVLFITVGLGYFIGKARVGPIQLGGVCGTLVVALFMGQTGCQMHGELKDMAFALFIFAMGYSGGPQFFANLNRSSLRYMLLPVVEAIVVLAIAVGAAAYLGFDPGTAAGLAAGAATESAVVGTAAEALKHLGLDAATASRYEANIATAYTLTYLVGLISIVFFTSQIAPALLGIDLRKAAREVAAKMDAASEDDVATQPALPRLIGRAYSVHQAAGMTVSELQQQVGGRASIVKVLRDGTSIELGDDDKVQASDILAMVGIRSNLLKAAALIGPEVLLPEAHTDAIQLVEKQVIVNKPRVNGKTIGELARLAGARRLREVWILQVRRSGMSLPITRSTPLQHGDVVTIVGLEPSLSEAIAGIGVEAKATEVTDLVFLCVGILAGLLVGTLSLSPGGMHISLGSGGGALLSGLVFGWINSRRPSLGTFPRSVVQILKDLGLALFVACVGLSAGPDAISLIREHGAVLPLIGLAVSLGPACLSLWIGHKLLKIEGPLLVGAIAGQHVSTPAISAILAASHSSVQLLGYTITYAIANVLLPVLGPIIISLAFRFT, translated from the coding sequence ATGAAATGCTCCGTTGATCTGTTTGCAGGCAACCCGTTGATGGTGCTCTTCATCACCGTGGGCCTGGGTTACTTCATCGGCAAGGCACGCGTGGGCCCGATCCAGCTAGGGGGAGTCTGCGGCACGCTGGTCGTCGCGCTGTTCATGGGGCAGACCGGTTGCCAGATGCACGGCGAGCTCAAGGACATGGCCTTCGCGTTGTTTATCTTCGCCATGGGCTACTCCGGCGGGCCGCAGTTCTTTGCCAACCTGAACCGGTCGAGCCTGCGCTATATGCTCCTGCCGGTGGTGGAAGCCATCGTCGTGCTCGCCATCGCCGTCGGTGCGGCGGCCTACCTGGGCTTCGATCCCGGCACCGCCGCCGGCCTGGCCGCGGGTGCGGCGACGGAATCGGCCGTGGTCGGCACCGCCGCCGAGGCGCTGAAGCACCTCGGCCTGGACGCCGCCACCGCGAGCCGCTACGAGGCCAATATCGCCACGGCATATACGCTGACCTACCTGGTCGGCCTGATCAGCATCGTGTTCTTCACCAGCCAGATCGCGCCGGCCTTGCTGGGCATCGATCTGCGCAAGGCCGCCAGGGAAGTCGCCGCGAAGATGGATGCCGCGTCCGAGGACGACGTCGCGACGCAACCCGCGCTGCCGCGCCTGATCGGGCGCGCTTATTCCGTGCACCAGGCCGCCGGAATGACGGTGAGCGAGCTGCAGCAACAGGTGGGTGGCCGGGCGTCTATCGTCAAGGTGCTGCGCGACGGCACCAGTATCGAGCTTGGCGATGACGACAAGGTCCAGGCCAGCGATATCCTGGCCATGGTCGGGATCCGCAGCAACCTGCTGAAGGCGGCAGCCCTGATCGGGCCCGAAGTCCTGCTGCCCGAGGCCCACACCGATGCCATCCAGCTGGTCGAAAAGCAGGTCATCGTGAACAAGCCCAGGGTCAACGGCAAGACCATCGGCGAACTGGCTCGCCTGGCCGGCGCACGCCGTCTGCGTGAAGTCTGGATCCTGCAGGTGCGGCGCTCGGGGATGTCGCTGCCGATCACGCGTTCCACGCCGCTGCAGCATGGCGATGTGGTCACCATCGTCGGCCTGGAGCCGTCGCTGTCCGAAGCCATTGCCGGAATCGGCGTGGAAGCGAAGGCAACCGAGGTCACCGACCTGGTCTTCCTGTGCGTGGGCATCCTGGCGGGCCTGCTGGTGGGAACCCTGAGCCTGAGCCCTGGCGGCATGCATATTTCGCTTGGCAGCGGGGGCGGGGCGCTGCTCAGCGGCCTGGTGTTCGGATGGATCAATTCAAGAAGGCCGTCGCTCGGCACCTTCCCGAGGTCGGTCGTGCAGATCCTGAAGGACCTGGGCCTGGCGCTCTTTGTCGCATGCGTCGGCTTGTCCGCCGGGCCGGATGCGATCTCGCTGATCCGCGAGCACGGCGCGGTGCTGCCGCTGATCGGGCTGGCCGTGTCGCTGGGGCCGGCGTGCCTGTCCTTATGGATCGGTCACAAGCTCCTGAAGATCGAAGGCCCGCTGCTGGTTGGTGCGATTGCCGGGCAGCACGTGAGCACCCCGGCGATCAGCGCCATCCTGGCCGCCAGCCACAGCTCGGTGCAGTTGCTGGGGTACACCATTACCTATGCCATTGCCAACGTGCTGCTGCCGGTGCTGGGGCCGATCATTATTTCGCTGGCGTTCAGGTTCACTTAG